The segment TCATCAACTTCCAAGTGATAGCTTTCTGCTTCCGAATGGTCGTGCCCGTGATGATGACTGTGATGATGGTCGGGTGAAGTGGCGATTGGAAACAAAGACGAAGAAGCAAGAGGAACAAAATCGGCCGTTGAAGCCCGCTTTTGGGCCAGCCGCCGCTCAATTTCATGATCGTAGTGATGTTTCAATGAGGAGACAAACGAATCAAGTTCGGCTTTATAGGCCGTATTCGAGAAAGTCATGACAACCTCGGGAGGAATGTTGCTTTGCGACGTGCGAAAAATCGGCGCGCGTGAATTGTGTTTGCGAATTCGTGCTTCCGCCGATTCAATCACATCCGAAGACGCGACATCGCACTTATTGAGGATCACGGCGTCGCAAATCGAAAGTTGAATTTCCGTGACAAGCGTTTCTGAAAGCTGTTCCAAAAGATGCTCGGCATCGGCTACGGTGAGAATGGATTCC is part of the Chloroherpetonaceae bacterium genome and harbors:
- a CDS encoding GTP-binding protein, with protein sequence SNVQISEITSGCMCCTVSGEFSEAVTDILKSVTPDVLLIETTGIANPISVFMMLANDSRLILESILTVADAEHLLEQLSETLVTEIQLSICDAVILNKCDVASSDVIESAEARIRKHNSRAPIFRTSQSNIPPEVVMTFSNTAYKAELDSFVSSLKHHYDHEIERRLAQKRASTADFVPLASSSLFPIATSPDHHHSHHHGHDHSEAESYHLEVDEIETFVLEPTGIFEQRDFEQFLSDVPPECYRIKGVLNLKEYDHPVIFNFSSGRYTIDFESLAGEKQSETPNRLVFIGKGLKSFEEQITSIFK